The following coding sequences are from one Shewanella eurypsychrophilus window:
- a CDS encoding ABC transporter permease gives MFFYYLDLAWRSIKKTPFMSLLMVLAISIGIGITITTLNIYQMASINPAGERSSKLFEVRLWSQGVDSWDELNEQITYQDSFNLRNSPVPVRQTPMFRTGFAVQTEDPDFTPILESARVTDSDFFGLFSVPFLYGGAWEAQVDQEAAYQVVISEDLNKEIFKGENSVGRTLYFNQKPYQVVGVTKTWNPSPKYYDVNNGAFNDAERIFVPYSLAPIEEYQSWGNNQSWKNESLNTYADRLASEAHWNQYWVELENPEQVRVYKEWLASYVEQQKLIGRFEMPNASGELADVEQWLKINNVVPEDNKVLVGLSALFLLVCLVNMLGLLLAKFLKRAPEVGVRRAIGASRSQIFSQHMVEVGLIGFCGGLLGLLWAWGSLSMLSVHFELEDALTQLDMSMWVLAPSIAVLAALVAGIYPAWRICSTNPSVHLKSQ, from the coding sequence ATGTTTTTCTATTATCTCGATTTAGCTTGGCGCAGCATTAAAAAGACGCCATTCATGTCACTCTTGATGGTTCTTGCCATCTCCATTGGTATTGGCATTACCATCACTACCTTAAATATCTATCAGATGGCATCGATTAACCCGGCTGGAGAGCGTTCTTCTAAATTATTTGAAGTGCGATTATGGAGCCAAGGTGTTGATAGCTGGGATGAGCTCAATGAGCAGATCACTTACCAGGATAGTTTCAACTTGCGTAACAGTCCGGTGCCTGTACGACAGACGCCTATGTTTAGAACAGGTTTTGCTGTGCAAACTGAGGACCCTGATTTTACGCCTATCTTAGAAAGTGCGCGTGTGACAGATAGTGACTTTTTCGGCCTTTTCTCAGTCCCTTTCCTTTATGGCGGTGCTTGGGAAGCGCAAGTAGACCAAGAGGCCGCTTATCAGGTGGTGATCAGTGAAGACTTGAATAAGGAGATATTTAAAGGTGAAAACAGTGTCGGAAGAACCCTTTATTTTAATCAAAAACCTTATCAAGTTGTCGGAGTCACTAAGACTTGGAATCCGAGTCCTAAATATTACGATGTGAATAATGGTGCATTTAATGACGCAGAAAGAATCTTTGTGCCTTATTCGTTAGCCCCCATCGAAGAATACCAGAGCTGGGGTAACAACCAGAGTTGGAAGAATGAATCGCTTAATACCTACGCGGATCGTTTAGCCTCGGAGGCTCATTGGAATCAATATTGGGTTGAACTAGAAAACCCTGAGCAAGTTCGCGTTTATAAAGAGTGGTTGGCCAGCTATGTAGAGCAGCAGAAACTGATCGGTCGATTTGAAATGCCTAATGCCAGCGGTGAACTAGCCGATGTGGAGCAGTGGCTGAAAATTAACAATGTCGTCCCAGAAGATAACAAGGTGTTGGTCGGCTTGAGTGCGCTCTTCTTGTTAGTTTGTCTGGTTAACATGTTAGGACTGCTACTGGCTAAGTTTCTTAAGCGTGCCCCTGAAGTTGGCGTACGCCGAGCCATAGGTGCAAGTCGTAGTCAGATTTTTTCTCAGCATATGGTTGAAGTGGGTTTAATTGGTTTCTGTGGTGGTTTACTCGGTCTGTTATGGGCTTGGGGGTCGCTATCTATGTTGTCGGTACATTTTGAACTCGAAGATGCATTAACTCAGCTGGATATGAGCATGTGGGTATTGGCGCCAAGTATCGCTGTTTTAGCCGCTTTGGTCGCTGGGATTTATCCAGCATGGCGGATTTGTTCTACCAATCCTAGCGTTCATCTGAAGAGTCAATAA
- a CDS encoding sigma-54-dependent transcriptional regulator has protein sequence MDTILIVDDNQAVCNALSLMLELHGFNTLTCLSPEVAMELIKLHDIALVVQDMNFTQDTTSGEEGKALFYQLRALQPQLPIVLLTAWTQLELAVELVKEGAADYMGKPWDDAKLVTSINNLISLHALSKANTQLTRVENDRMSAIKGADLCGIVFGSGAMQRSVDLALQIARSDVSVLITGPNGSGKDKLADIIHANSCLKTKPFIKVNVGALPIDLLEAELFGAEAGAFTGANKTRIGRFEAADGGTLFLDEIGNLPLSGQIKLLRVLQTGEFERLGSHQTRKVNVRVLSATNADLAEDIREGRFREDLFYRLNVIELELAPLNQRQDDILPLIELFIGHEFSLNKQAQQALIAHSWPGNVRELENVCKRAVILAKSTELTALDFGLLFQKTDLDLVEQAAVKTVTPPLEPSEAENVAHAQAATDIEADLRSNIEPEVAPEKVSEIKSQHQQQVTPQMSVDEKQAIEVALAEHRGVIARVAKSLGLSRQALYRRMEKFGISK, from the coding sequence ATGGATACAATTCTGATCGTCGACGACAATCAAGCAGTGTGTAATGCATTGTCACTTATGCTTGAGCTTCATGGCTTCAATACCCTCACTTGTCTTTCTCCTGAGGTAGCTATGGAGCTTATTAAGCTGCATGACATTGCTTTAGTGGTTCAGGATATGAACTTCACCCAAGACACCACCTCTGGTGAAGAGGGTAAGGCCCTGTTTTATCAACTTCGAGCACTACAGCCCCAATTACCGATAGTGCTGCTTACTGCATGGACTCAGCTTGAGCTTGCCGTTGAGCTCGTTAAAGAAGGTGCGGCTGATTACATGGGTAAGCCTTGGGATGATGCCAAGTTGGTCACCAGTATCAACAACCTGATCTCTTTGCATGCGCTATCGAAAGCCAACACTCAGCTGACCAGAGTAGAAAATGATCGCATGTCTGCCATTAAAGGTGCGGACCTGTGTGGTATTGTTTTTGGCAGTGGTGCCATGCAGCGCAGTGTCGATTTAGCCCTGCAGATTGCCCGCTCTGATGTCTCTGTGTTGATCACAGGTCCAAATGGCTCGGGCAAAGATAAACTGGCTGATATTATTCATGCTAACTCTTGCTTAAAAACCAAGCCGTTTATCAAGGTGAATGTCGGCGCTTTGCCAATTGATCTATTAGAAGCCGAGCTGTTTGGTGCCGAAGCGGGGGCATTTACTGGTGCTAACAAGACCCGTATAGGCCGCTTTGAAGCCGCCGATGGTGGCACGCTATTTTTAGATGAAATTGGTAACTTACCTTTATCTGGGCAGATAAAGTTGCTGCGCGTACTGCAAACCGGTGAGTTTGAACGACTTGGTAGTCACCAGACTCGAAAAGTGAATGTGCGGGTATTGAGTGCGACCAATGCCGATCTGGCAGAAGATATTCGTGAAGGACGTTTTCGAGAAGATCTCTTCTACCGACTCAATGTGATTGAGCTTGAGTTGGCGCCATTGAATCAGCGTCAGGATGATATCCTTCCTCTGATTGAACTCTTTATTGGTCATGAATTTTCACTCAATAAGCAGGCTCAACAGGCCTTAATCGCTCACAGTTGGCCGGGTAATGTTCGAGAGCTGGAGAACGTCTGTAAGCGAGCGGTGATTCTCGCTAAAAGCACCGAGCTGACAGCCCTCGATTTTGGTTTGCTGTTCCAAAAAACAGATTTGGATCTAGTTGAGCAAGCTGCAGTAAAGACTGTCACGCCGCCTCTTGAACCAAGCGAAGCCGAAAATGTGGCTCACGCACAGGCAGCCACCGATATAGAAGCGGACCTTAGATCAAATATTGAGCCTGAAGTAGCTCCTGAAAAAGTTTCCGAAATCAAAAGTCAACATCAGCAGCAAGTTACACCGCAAATGTCGGTCGATGAGAAGCAAGCGATAGAGGTCGCGTTGGCCGAACATCGCGGCGTGATTGCCAGGGTGGCTAAGTCGTTAGGGTTAAGCCGCCAAGCACTATATCGACGCATGGAAAAGTTCGGTATTAGTAAGTAG
- a CDS encoding ABC transporter ATP-binding protein: protein MLSMKSISKVFKTDLVETHALRDFNLEVSEGEFVAVTGPSGSGKTTFLNIAGLLEGFTHGDYFLDGVNISNLSDNKSAAIRNEKIGFIFQGFNLIPDLNLAENVEVPLRYRGFSAKERKRRVQHALEQVGLAARMKHLPSQLSGGQQQRVAIARALAGEPRFLLADEPTGNLDSMMARQVMELLEDINKAGTTIIMVTHDAELARRAQRNIQIVDGQVCDFTMYQGGEGYQSGDVAKAGKPHLVVDADVNKRTDEQQAQTEQVAS, encoded by the coding sequence ATGTTATCGATGAAAAGTATTAGCAAAGTGTTTAAAACGGATCTTGTAGAAACCCATGCATTACGTGATTTTAATCTTGAAGTGAGCGAAGGTGAATTTGTAGCGGTAACGGGGCCATCAGGCTCAGGTAAAACCACCTTTCTAAATATTGCGGGCTTGCTTGAAGGTTTTACCCATGGTGATTATTTTCTCGATGGCGTCAACATCTCAAACTTAAGCGATAACAAGAGCGCGGCGATTCGAAATGAAAAGATAGGCTTTATCTTCCAGGGCTTTAACTTAATTCCAGACCTTAATTTAGCCGAAAATGTAGAAGTGCCTCTACGCTATCGTGGCTTCAGCGCCAAAGAGCGTAAGCGTCGTGTCCAACATGCATTGGAGCAGGTGGGACTGGCAGCGCGGATGAAGCATCTACCGTCACAATTATCGGGTGGGCAACAACAACGTGTGGCAATTGCACGTGCTTTAGCCGGTGAACCTAGGTTCCTGCTGGCCGATGAGCCGACAGGTAACTTAGACAGCATGATGGCGCGTCAAGTGATGGAGTTGCTTGAGGATATTAATAAAGCGGGCACCACGATTATCATGGTGACCCACGATGCTGAGTTGGCACGTCGTGCTCAGCGTAATATTCAGATTGTCGATGGCCAGGTATGTGATTTTACTATGTATCAAGGTGGAGAAGGCTATCAAAGCGGTGATGTTGCTAAAGCAGGCAAGCCACATTTAGTGGTCGATGCCGATGTAAACAAGCGTACAGATGAGCAGCAAGCTCAAACTGAACAAGTGGCTAGCTAA
- a CDS encoding ABC transporter permease — MLQIKPIISTLMRNKSGPILLLIQIVLSVAIVANASFIISERLNLMARDSGIAESEVFDFSVYNFDSDIYFSAQNSRDMQTIRDLPGVIAATTTSMTPLSGGGWMSGFMAGETEETAKTSHAAIYYGDEQMVKTLGVKLIAGRNFYEEEIQQEIPDRANRAIVTQAFATEVWGDAPAVGQIMYAADFGEEPVEVVGVIETLQGAWVNSDELENSVILNVELAFPFTKFLVRAEEGTLAQLKEAIPAALHKDNINRVINDFSLISEHRKRVYRNHELMATVLSMMVVLLLLITSLGLAGMVMFNIERRTKQIGTRRALGAKKRDILSFFLVENYIICIIGGVIGGLVAMQLGQQLMSIYSLPKLDPVYPLATIAGLIVLTTFAVILPARKAANISPAIATRSV; from the coding sequence ATGTTACAGATTAAACCCATTATCAGTACCTTGATGCGTAATAAGAGTGGCCCGATACTGCTGCTTATTCAGATTGTTTTATCGGTTGCCATTGTCGCAAACGCGAGCTTTATTATCAGTGAGCGCCTGAATTTGATGGCGCGAGACTCCGGCATCGCAGAGTCAGAAGTGTTTGATTTCAGTGTCTATAATTTCGATTCGGATATTTATTTTAGTGCTCAAAACAGTCGTGATATGCAAACTATTCGTGATTTGCCTGGTGTCATAGCCGCCACGACGACGAGCATGACGCCACTCAGTGGTGGCGGTTGGATGTCTGGTTTTATGGCTGGAGAAACTGAAGAAACGGCCAAGACCAGCCATGCAGCAATCTATTATGGTGATGAGCAGATGGTGAAGACATTGGGCGTTAAGCTTATTGCCGGGCGCAACTTCTATGAAGAGGAGATCCAACAGGAGATCCCTGATAGAGCGAACCGAGCGATAGTGACTCAAGCATTTGCCACAGAGGTTTGGGGGGATGCACCTGCTGTAGGTCAGATTATGTATGCAGCAGATTTTGGTGAAGAACCCGTTGAAGTGGTCGGAGTGATTGAAACCTTGCAAGGTGCATGGGTGAACAGTGATGAGCTTGAAAATAGTGTCATTCTCAATGTTGAGCTGGCGTTTCCTTTCACTAAATTTCTGGTCAGAGCCGAAGAAGGTACCCTCGCTCAACTGAAAGAGGCGATTCCTGCCGCGCTGCATAAAGATAATATCAACCGGGTTATCAATGATTTTAGTTTGATCAGTGAGCACAGAAAAAGGGTCTATCGTAATCATGAGTTGATGGCGACGGTATTGTCTATGATGGTTGTTTTACTGCTGCTTATCACGTCGTTAGGTCTGGCTGGTATGGTGATGTTTAATATCGAACGCCGCACTAAGCAGATCGGAACACGTAGAGCTTTGGGCGCGAAGAAGCGTGATATCTTGAGTTTCTTCTTAGTCGAAAACTATATTATTTGCATTATCGGTGGTGTGATTGGTGGCTTAGTGGCGATGCAGTTAGGTCAGCAGTTGATGAGTATCTACAGCTTGCCAAAGCTTGATCCGGTTTATCCGCTGGCGACGATTGCAGGTTTGATTGTGCTCACTACTTTTGCAGTGATTCTGCCAGCCAGAAAAGCAGCGAACATATCTCCGGCTATCGCAACAAGAAGCGTTTAA
- a CDS encoding efflux RND transporter periplasmic adaptor subunit → MIKDTSGQDTVIQASIGKKLKWPLMAGAAVLLVSGLVWSSVGGDQISDSINRSELRFATLEQGTLTRDIATTGKIVAANAPILYSTDQGTVTLLAKPGDRVELGDVVATIESHKLTNSLKQQEALLEGLQSSLERARLDARREQLKAQQTLDMAKVDLAAADRESRRGDELILSKLISKIDFEKGKDDLYKAKLLSAHARQEADLMRDTQTFEIKNKAAEVNRQKLVVSELERQVAALNIKAPVGGIIGNWLTEQKARIGQSQPILTVVDLSAFEAELAVPESYADELGLGMNVELSFGALTLVGELSSISPEVRNREVTARVRFEQDDRLHLRQNQRLSARVLLENRPNVLMVKRGAFVATGGSREVYAMNGDIAEQTEIQLGARSMSHIEILQGGKVGDVWVISSVQPFKKAEQVLVR, encoded by the coding sequence ATGATTAAGGACACGAGCGGACAGGACACTGTGATACAGGCAAGCATAGGCAAGAAGCTAAAGTGGCCGTTAATGGCTGGAGCTGCTGTGTTGTTGGTATCGGGTCTAGTTTGGTCAAGTGTTGGTGGTGATCAGATTAGTGATTCCATTAATCGTAGTGAACTAAGGTTTGCCACATTAGAGCAAGGTACGCTTACCAGAGACATAGCGACCACAGGTAAAATTGTAGCGGCTAACGCGCCTATTCTATACAGCACTGACCAAGGCACAGTGACCTTACTGGCAAAGCCAGGTGATAGAGTCGAGCTGGGTGATGTGGTAGCGACCATTGAAAGTCACAAGTTAACCAATAGCCTTAAACAGCAGGAAGCATTGCTCGAAGGGTTGCAAAGCTCACTAGAAAGAGCACGCCTCGATGCACGCCGCGAACAGTTAAAAGCGCAGCAAACCTTAGATATGGCCAAGGTCGATTTAGCTGCTGCAGACAGAGAGAGTCGCCGCGGAGATGAACTTATCCTGAGCAAGTTGATTTCTAAAATTGATTTCGAGAAGGGTAAAGATGACCTGTACAAAGCCAAGCTGTTATCGGCTCACGCTAGGCAGGAAGCGGATTTAATGCGAGACACCCAGACCTTCGAAATTAAGAATAAAGCCGCAGAAGTTAATCGCCAGAAATTGGTGGTGAGCGAGCTTGAGCGTCAGGTTGCAGCATTAAATATTAAAGCGCCAGTAGGCGGCATCATAGGTAACTGGCTCACCGAGCAAAAAGCGCGTATCGGCCAGAGTCAGCCAATTTTGACTGTTGTTGATTTGAGTGCCTTCGAAGCCGAACTTGCCGTGCCTGAGTCATATGCCGATGAGTTAGGGCTTGGCATGAATGTAGAGTTGAGTTTTGGCGCATTAACCTTAGTGGGTGAGCTGTCTTCAATATCGCCAGAAGTAAGAAATCGTGAAGTTACTGCTCGAGTTCGGTTTGAGCAAGATGATCGCTTACACCTTCGCCAGAACCAGCGTTTATCGGCTCGAGTATTACTGGAAAATAGACCTAATGTGTTGATGGTAAAGCGTGGCGCCTTCGTGGCAACTGGTGGCAGCAGGGAAGTGTATGCCATGAATGGAGACATTGCAGAGCAAACAGAGATCCAGCTTGGGGCGCGTAGCATGAGCCATATCGAGATCCTGCAAGGCGGTAAAGTCGGCGATGTTTGGGTTATCTCAAGCGTTCAGCCATTTAAGAAAGCCGAACAAGTATTAGTACGCTAA